A genomic segment from Chitinophaga flava encodes:
- a CDS encoding TerC/Alx family metal homeostasis membrane protein has protein sequence MTPIQWTYLIFGIVIVLALVFDLGLFSKKNTKTTLKTAFWQSIFWIGLAVLFFGFMWFEDGSETAINFMSAYLMEKSLSMDNIFVFILIFSFFKIGEEHYSRVLLIGILMALVFRAVFISVGVVLISRFHWILYIFGVFLLYTGIKMFTAKVSDEFNPEENIVYRFMNKYLRVTHEEANGKFVIRKNNKVYLTTLSLVVAMLAVTDVIFALDSIPAVFAISQQPVVVYTSNIFAVLGLRSLFFLLRGAVDKFDYLPQGIAIVLIFIGLKMLAEYFIHIPVYVSLIVIILCLGGAIWYSLHHQKKELPEGKA, from the coding sequence ATGACACCGATCCAGTGGACATATCTCATATTTGGTATTGTGATAGTTCTGGCTTTAGTTTTTGATCTGGGTTTATTCAGCAAAAAAAATACAAAAACAACGCTTAAAACCGCCTTCTGGCAAAGTATTTTCTGGATTGGGCTGGCTGTATTGTTCTTTGGCTTTATGTGGTTTGAAGATGGATCTGAAACAGCGATTAATTTTATGAGCGCTTATCTCATGGAGAAATCGCTCTCCATGGACAACATCTTTGTATTTATTCTCATTTTTAGTTTTTTTAAAATAGGGGAAGAGCACTACTCGCGTGTATTATTGATAGGCATCCTGATGGCACTTGTGTTCCGGGCTGTTTTTATCAGTGTGGGCGTGGTGCTCATCAGTCGGTTTCACTGGATATTATATATCTTCGGCGTGTTTCTGCTGTATACAGGAATTAAAATGTTTACGGCCAAGGTCAGTGATGAGTTCAACCCGGAAGAAAACATCGTTTACCGGTTTATGAACAAATACCTGCGGGTAACACATGAGGAAGCCAATGGAAAATTTGTGATCCGCAAAAATAATAAGGTGTATCTGACTACGTTATCTTTAGTAGTCGCGATGCTCGCTGTTACCGATGTTATTTTTGCCCTGGATTCCATACCGGCGGTATTTGCTATCTCACAGCAACCAGTCGTGGTATATACCTCCAACATTTTCGCCGTACTGGGATTAAGATCCCTGTTTTTTCTGTTGAGAGGAGCGGTAGATAAATTTGATTATCTGCCCCAGGGTATCGCCATTGTACTTATATTCATTGGACTAAAAATGCTGGCAGAATACTTTATCCATATACCGGTATATGTATCGCTAATAGTGATTATTCTTTGTCTTGGAGGAGCAATCTGGTACTCGCTCCATCATCAGAAAAAAGAATTGCCGGAAGGAAAAGCCTAA
- the gldF gene encoding gliding motility-associated ABC transporter permease subunit GldF: MLAIFKKEINQFFNSVTGYVAIILFLVANGLFLFVFPDTSLLDTGYANLDPLFDLAPLIYLLLIPAITMRCFADEFKTGTMELLSTKPLSWWQIVMGKFWGSLLIVVISLIPTFVYYIAIRQLSIAPQQLDNGGILGAYTGLFLLGAVFTAIGLWSSSLTSNAMIAFLIAVFTCYIFYNGFDALSKIPAFSGGADYYLQMAGIKFHYASVSRGVIDSRDIIYFISLIGLMLYLTKLSLQRKLWQNG, from the coding sequence ATGCTTGCCATCTTTAAAAAAGAGATAAACCAGTTTTTCAACAGCGTCACCGGCTATGTGGCCATTATTCTTTTTTTAGTGGCAAATGGCCTGTTTCTCTTCGTATTCCCTGATACCAGCTTGCTGGACACCGGCTACGCCAATCTCGATCCGTTGTTCGATCTGGCGCCGCTGATTTACCTGCTGCTCATCCCCGCCATCACGATGCGCTGTTTTGCCGATGAGTTTAAAACCGGCACCATGGAGCTCCTCAGCACCAAGCCTCTCAGCTGGTGGCAGATTGTGATGGGAAAATTCTGGGGCAGCCTGCTGATTGTGGTCATCTCCCTGATACCCACCTTTGTGTATTATATCGCTATCCGGCAACTGAGTATTGCTCCGCAACAGCTGGACAATGGCGGCATCCTCGGCGCCTATACCGGCCTGTTTCTGCTGGGCGCCGTGTTTACCGCCATCGGCCTGTGGTCATCCTCTCTTACCTCCAATGCTATGATTGCTTTTCTGATAGCCGTTTTTACCTGCTACATCTTCTACAATGGTTTTGATGCGCTCAGTAAAATACCGGCTTTCAGCGGAGGAGCTGATTACTATCTTCAGATGGCCGGCATTAAATTTCACTATGCCTCTGTAAGCCGTGGCGTGATCGACAGCCGTGATATCATCTATTTCATCAGCCTCATCGGCCTGATGCTTTATCTTACCAAACTATCCCTCCAAAGAAAACTCTGGCAGAACGGTTAA
- the gldG gene encoding gliding motility-associated ABC transporter substrate-binding protein GldG: protein MAKRKKYIQRALAVIAVLMGLNIAAAYFHGRWDLTAEKRYTLTSSTKQMLRQLNSPVEIEVFLKGDYPASFKQLAQSTRELLEEFREYGKQNIRFVFVNPNQQGLSDSARMKFMGELTAQGIMPFNMKVQGDANESQQLIFPGALVHYKGKKLGVNLLKNQGGQDPMQTMNNSEALLEYQFANAISKLKEEKKPLVGYMLGHGESLGAEVYDALTTLQSGYNLDTLTLQSVPAVPQDFDIILFAKPASAFSDQDKLKIDQYVMNGGKVLWFIDETNASMDSLHQRQEFLAFDKGLNLEDLLFRYGVRINQDLVQDLQCDIVPLVVGSVGNRPQIQPVPFPYFPMLAPTGAHPIVKNMDMVLSRFVSSLDTVRADGVQKTVLLTTSRSSRRVRIPSQISWDIVKTKPNVREYRQQYIPAAVLLEGHFTSLFRDRLDEATKGSFRQATGKPFREKADTVNKMIIVSDGDLIANAVSRKEGPLQMGINEFNPGFAFANKEFFLNCLEYLSGHNGIMESRNKELTLRLLDNEKIQREKTKWQIICFVIPIGLVLLFAMVFQFVRQRKFAE, encoded by the coding sequence ATGGCTAAACGAAAAAAATATATACAGCGTGCGCTGGCAGTCATAGCAGTGCTCATGGGCCTCAATATTGCCGCCGCCTATTTTCATGGCAGATGGGACCTGACAGCCGAAAAAAGATATACCCTCACCAGCAGCACCAAACAGATGCTGCGTCAGCTCAACAGCCCGGTGGAAATAGAAGTGTTTCTGAAAGGCGATTATCCCGCCAGCTTCAAACAGCTGGCACAATCCACCCGTGAGCTGCTGGAAGAGTTCCGCGAATACGGTAAACAAAATATACGCTTTGTCTTCGTCAATCCCAATCAGCAGGGCCTTTCCGATTCGGCCCGGATGAAATTCATGGGCGAACTCACGGCACAGGGTATCATGCCCTTTAACATGAAAGTACAGGGAGATGCCAACGAGAGTCAGCAGCTTATTTTTCCCGGTGCTCTGGTACATTACAAGGGAAAAAAACTGGGCGTAAACCTGCTTAAAAACCAGGGAGGACAAGACCCGATGCAGACGATGAATAATTCGGAAGCACTGCTGGAATACCAGTTTGCCAATGCCATCAGCAAACTGAAAGAGGAGAAAAAGCCGTTGGTAGGATATATGCTTGGACATGGTGAATCACTGGGTGCCGAAGTATATGATGCACTGACTACGCTACAGTCCGGCTACAATCTCGATACACTTACTTTACAGTCTGTTCCTGCTGTCCCGCAGGATTTCGACATCATCCTGTTTGCCAAGCCTGCATCGGCTTTCAGCGATCAGGACAAACTGAAGATAGACCAGTATGTGATGAATGGCGGTAAAGTGCTTTGGTTTATTGATGAAACCAATGCATCTATGGACAGCCTGCATCAGCGGCAGGAGTTCCTGGCTTTTGACAAGGGCCTTAACCTGGAAGATCTGTTGTTCCGCTATGGTGTGCGTATCAACCAGGACCTGGTACAGGATCTGCAATGTGATATTGTGCCATTGGTAGTAGGCAGTGTGGGCAACCGGCCACAGATACAGCCCGTACCCTTTCCTTATTTCCCGATGCTGGCCCCTACCGGAGCACATCCCATTGTAAAAAATATGGATATGGTGCTGAGTCGCTTTGTCAGCTCTCTTGATACAGTAAGAGCCGATGGGGTACAGAAAACCGTGCTGCTGACCACTTCCAGGAGCAGTCGCCGTGTCCGTATACCTTCGCAGATAAGCTGGGATATCGTGAAAACAAAACCCAATGTCCGGGAATACCGGCAGCAATACATACCTGCCGCCGTATTGCTGGAAGGTCATTTCACCTCTCTGTTCCGCGACCGCCTGGACGAAGCTACCAAAGGTAGTTTCCGGCAGGCTACAGGTAAGCCTTTCCGGGAAAAGGCGGATACAGTTAATAAGATGATCATCGTCAGTGATGGTGATTTGATCGCCAATGCGGTGTCTCGTAAAGAAGGCCCCTTACAGATGGGCATCAATGAATTTAACCCCGGCTTTGCCTTCGCCAATAAGGAATTTTTCCTCAACTGTCTGGAATATCTCAGTGGTCATAACGGCATTATGGAAAGCCGCAACAAAGAACTGACCCTTCGACTGCTGGACAACGAAAAAATCCAGCGGGAAAAAACAAAATGGCAGATTATCTGTTTTGTGATACCAATAGGGTTGGTACTGCTTTTTGCGATGGTGTTCCAGTTTGTGCGCCAGCGTAAATTTGCTGAATAG